TTTTTAAATAATATATTGATGGCATTTTTAGATCTAGCCAAACCAACTTCTAAAGTTGAAAATCCTAAGTGCATAATGAATACCAACGCAATTGATACCATCATCCACAAGTTGTTAATTGTAAAATTTAGTGTAGTTTCCATAGTGTATATTTTATCTTAAAGTTTCTCCTCCTTTTTCTCCAGTTCTTATTCTATAAGTTTCATTAACATCGTAAACAAATATTTTACCATCACCAACTTCACCTGTTCCAGCAGACTTGATAAGGGTATCAATTGTAATTTGTTCAAAATCATCATTAACAACTATAGATAAGTATCTTCTTTGGATATCAGCAGTGCTAAAAGATATTCCACGGTATACTTTTCCTATTCTTTCGTTTCCTAAAGCGGTAACATCCCAGTAAGAAAAGAAGTTAACGCCAACATCGTGTAAGGCTTTTTTTACCTCAGAAAATTGAGATTTTCTAATGATTGCTTCAATTTTTTTCATTCAGTATTGTTTTATATTCAGGAGCAAATATAAGAGATATGGATTTAATAGCCTTTTAAGAACAAAAAAAATACGTAGAATTATAAATTCTACGTATTTTTTTGTGTAATCCGTATTTTTTTAACTACTCTACGTAGTCTAAGTATATTTATCTTAAAGTTTCTCCACCTTTTTCTCCAGTACGGATTCTATAAGTTTCGTTTACATCATAAACAAATATCTTTCCATCACCAACTTCTCCGGTAGCTCCAGATTTTAAAATAGCATCTATGGTTACTTGTTCAAAATCGTCATTAACAATAATAGATAAGAATCTTCTTTGTATGTCTCCAGTGCTAAAAGAAATACCACGATAAACTTTACCAATTCTTTCGTTACCTAAGGCAGTAACATCCCAATAAGAAAAGAAGTTAACACCAACATCATGTAAGGCTTTTTTTACATCAGAGAACTTTGATTTTCTTATGATTGCTTCAATTTTTTTCATTTTAAATAATGTTTTTCTAATTTAATAAATATACAATTTTGTTCTAAAAAAAACAGCCTAATTCTGTAAAAAGAGTTAGGCTGTTTTTCCATATAAACTTAAATAAAAAATTATTCGTTATATACTCCAATTCCGTGTTCAGCTTTGTCTAATCCTTCGATTTCTTCTTTTTCAGAAACTCTCAATCCGATAGTTACTTTTAAGACTTTGAATACGATATAAGAACAAACAACTGCCCAAGCACCATAAGCTAAAACTCCTGTAGCTTGTACTCCTAATAAAGCAAAACCACCACCGTTAATTAATCCACCATCAATAGCAAATACACCAACTAATAAAGTACCTAAAGCACCACATACACCGTGTACAGAAACAGCTCCAACAGGATCATCAACTTTTAAAGTTTCATCAATAAATGTAATTGCCATTACAACTACTACACCAGCAATCAATCCCATAATAGTTGCAGAACCTGGAGTTACAGCAGCACAACCAGCAGTAATACAAACTAAACCAGCTAAAGCACCGTTTAAAGTCATAGAAATATCAGGTTGTCCGTAACGTAACCAAGTGTACATTAAAGCAGCAAGAGCACCAGCAGCAGCAGCTAAGTTTGTTGTAATTAAAATTCCACCTACAGCAATAAGATCATCTTCAGATCCGAAAGCTAATTGAGAACCTCCGTTAAATCCAAACCATCCTAACCATAGGATCATTACCCCTAAAGCTCCTAATAATAAGTTGTGTCCTGGAATTGCTTGAGAAACTCCATCTTTATATTTTCCAATTCTAGGTCCTACCATAATAGCACCAACTAAAGCAGCCCATCCACCTACAGAGTGTACAATAGAAGATCCAGCAAAATCAACAAATCCTAAGTTTGTTAACCATCCTTCACCTTGCCAAGTCCAGTGACCTGCAATAGGGTAAATGATCACTGTCATAATGAAAGAGAAAATTACGTAAGTAGAAAATTTAGTTCTTTCTGCAACAGCTCCAGAAACAATAGTTGCAGCAGTTGCAGCAAATACAGTTTGGAAGAATAAGTTGTACATGTCTGCACCGTCATTGTAAAATAAGCTTGGAGTTCCAATAAATCCAGAGATTGTTTCTCCGTACATTACTGTGTATCCAATAGCCCAGAATCCTAAAGAACCTACAATTAAGTCCATTAAGTTTTTCATAATAATATTTCCTGCGTTCTTAGAACGAGAGAACCCAGTTTCTACTAGGGTAAATCCAGCTTGCATAAAGAATACTAAGATTCCTGATATAATTATCCACAAAGCTCCCATGATTGCACTTGTATCCATAATATAAATATTTAAAAGTTTTTTTGTTTAGTTTTATTTTAATGTTTCTCCACCTTTTTCTCCAGTACGGATACGGTAAGTTTCTAATACGTCTGATACGAATACTTTTCCATCACCAACTTCTCCAGTAGAAGCAGTTTTTAATAAAGTTTCTACAGTAATTTGTTCAAAATCATCATTTACAATGATTGATAATTGACGTCTTTGGATATCGTTAGTGCTAAAAGATACTCCACGGTACACTTTTCCCACTTTTTCATTTCCCAATCCAGTCACATCCCAGTAAGAAAAGAAGTTTACACCTACTTCGTGTAAAGCCTCCTTAACTTCAGAAAACTTAGATTTTCTGATGATTGCTTCGATTTTTTTCATAATTGAAAGTTTAATTTAGGTTGAATATATTTTTGTTATCTGGCAAGACTCGCATCTTGCCAGATGATTTTTTAAACTTTTCTAAGAATTAGAAAGAGTATACAGCAGCAACAGTTAAAGTAGAAACACTTTTTTCAGTTGGGAAAGCTTCGATTAATCCATCATCAGATGAGTCGTATCTTACATCAGCAATTACTTTTAAGTTGTCAGTTAATCCAACATTTGCAGATAAAGTTAACGCTAATACACTAGCTTCAACAGCACCATTAGTAGCAAAGTATTCTGGACGTAATCCTAAAGCAAAACTATCAGAGAATGCATTTTGAATATATAATGCAGCACCTTGGTATCCAGCATCAGCATCTTCAGAGTGAGAGTAAGCAGCGTTAATACCTAAGTATAAAGTTTCAGAAATGTCAAATCCTCCTGTATAATCAACAAATAAGTTGTCATTAGTTGTAGCATCAACAGAACCGTAAATTAAGTTAAGGTATTGTCCTTTAAATCCAATTTGACCACCTAATTGTAAAGCTCCAGAAACGTTTCCATCAGCACTTGAAATTGCATGACCGTTAGTAACAGCTAACATGAAAGATAAGTCTTCAGAAGCAGCATAGTCAACTTTTACCCCAGTATGAGAGAAAGGTCCTGCGTTAAATAAATAAGAAACTGTGTAGTTAAAGTTAGCAGCGGGAGAAATAACTTCGTAACCTAAGAATGTGTTAAACTGTCCAGCAGAAACTGTTAATGCGTCATTAATAATGTAATATGCATATAATTGGTTGATTGCTCCGGCTAAGTTAGCGTCATCAGCTCTAGGTCCAAAAGATAAGTCTGCTACAACACCCGCTTTCTCAGTATCATAAGCAAAAACTGTATTTGCAGCTCCTAATCCAAATCCATTTGCATTTCCTGGATTAGCAATTAAGATTCCAGGAGTTCCTGAACCATCCACAAAGTTTGCTGTTCCATAAACATCAACGTTTCCAGATACAGTTAATTTTCCTTCTTGTGCAAAAGTTAACATTCCAGTTAACATCATTGCTGATAAAATAATTTTTTTCATGATAAAGTTTTTTATGTTTTTAAGTTTTATCTGAGACAAAGCTACGTATTAATACGTATGTTGCAAGAAAAAACTACCTGTTTTTTCGCAGTTTTATACGTAACTACCGTGTTTACTAAGTAAGTAGCCCAAAAAATAAGTGAAAAAAAGCTTGTTTTCTATAATAGTTGTATATACATTTGTTGTATGAACAACTAAAAAAACTGTCAAAATCATGGATAACTTGCATAATAAAGCTGTCATTAACTTAATGTTAACAGGAAATTATGTTGTAGAAAATATTAATAGTTTCTTAAAGGTTTATGATTTAACCGTGCAACAGTTTAATATATTAAGGATTTTAAGAGGTCAAGATGGATTGCCAATTAATTTATATGAGTTACAAGATCATATGATACATAAAATGAGTAATACAACTAGATTGGTAGAAAAACTTAGAAAAAAGGAATTATTAGAGCGTAAGGTTTGTGAATCAAATAGACGAAAGATTGAAATATTGATTACTGATAAAGGTTTAGGTTTGTTAGCAGGTATTGATCAATCTTTAATAGATTTTGAGAAAAATTTAGTTCACCAACTAAGTAGAGAGGAAATTGTAAAGTTATTAGAGTTATTAAATAAAGTAAAAATCAAATCATAAAAACAAAAAAAATGAAAACAACAAGTATTAAATCAAGAGTATTAGCTGGATTTGCCATTTTAGCATTAACCTTTTCTGCCTTTGCAGTAGAAAAAGATCCTATTAAAGTAGAAAAAAGTACCATTGAATGGGTTGGGAAAAAAGTTACCGGTCAGCACAATGGAACCATTTTGTTTAAAGAAGGTGAAGTAAAGTTAAAAAAAGGAGCTTTAGTAGGAGGAACGTTTGTAGTGGATATGAATACTATTAATGTTACAGATTTAGAGGGAGAATACAAAGGTAAATTAGAAGGACACTTAAAATCTGATGACTTTTTTGGAGTAGATAAGTTTCCTGAAGCTACATTTGTAATTACTAGTGTAGAAGGTACAGTAGTAAAAGGAGATTTAACGATTAAAGGACATACAGAAAAAGAATCTTTTACTTTAGTTACAAAAAACAATACCATTAGCGGAACTGTGGTAATTGATAGAACTAAGTTTGGAATTAGATACGGATCAAATTCTTTCTTTGATAATTTAAAGGATAAAGCAATTCATGATGAGTTTGAATTAACTGTAAATATTGCTTTCTAAAATAAGAGCATCATTCAATTAACAAATTTAAACCCCGATAGTTAAGGCTGTCGGGGTTTATTTTTTAAATCGTATTTTAATATTCTTATATATAAGACCGCTATATTTCTTAAATTCGCAAAACAAATAATTGTACACATGTCTAAATTTGAGTTAAAATTACCCAAAATGGGAGAAAGTGTAGCAGAAGCTACGATTACCTCTTGGTTAAAAGAGGTTGGAGATTTTATTGAGTTAGATGATTCCATTGTAGAAATAGCTACAGATAAAGTAGATTCTGATGTACCGTGTGATGTGTCTGGTGTTTTAATAGAAAAAAAATACCAAGAAGGAGATGTTGTTAAAGTAGGTGAGGTGTTGGCGGTTATTGAAACTAATACGGATGCTGCAGACGCAACTTTGGTTTCTGTGTCTAAAGAAGAGGTTGATGCAGATGTAGAAGAAGCAGTCGCAACAGTAGAGGCGGAGGTAAATGATGTAATTACTCAAGTATCTACATCCGTAAAAAATACCATTGCCAATACTGATGGGAATTTTTATTCGCCACTTGTAAAAAAAATAGCAAGTACAGAAGGAGTGTCTCAAACAGAATTAGATGCTATAGTAGGTACTGGTCTTGATGGTAGGGTAACTAAAGATGATATTTTAGCATATGTGGCTAAAAAATCTAAAAATACAAGTAAAGTAGAAACTCCTGTAAAAACATCAGCAGAAAAAAGCAGTAAACAAGTTACTGCTACAGAAAAAGCAGATGTTGCCCCTGTAAACTTAGAAGTAAATTCAGGTGATGAATTGATTACTTTATCTAGAATGGGAAAAATGATATCAGATCATATGGTGCATTCTAAAAGAAAAGCTTCACATGTACAATCGTTTATTGAAGTTGATGTTACTAATGTGGTAAAGTGGAGAGATAAGGTAAAAGATGAGTTTTTAAAACGCGAAGGAGAAAAGCTTACCTATACTCCAATTTTTATGATGGCAGTAGCCCAAGCTATTAAAAAGTATCCTTTGGTTAATATTACTTTTGATGGAGTAGACAAAGTAGTTGTAAAAAAATCTATTAACTTAGGTATGGCTTCAGCTTTACCTGATGGAAATTTAATTGTTCCTGTAATTAAAAGTGCTCAAAACTTAAATTTGGTTGGTATGACCAAAGCAGTAAACGATTTGGCTTTAAGATCAAAGAACAATGCTTTAAAACCAGAAGATGTAAAAGGTGGTACTTATACTGTTACTAATATCGGAGGTTTTGGGTCCATTTTTGGAACTCCAATCATCAATCAGCCAGAGAGTGCTATTTTGGCTTTAGGAGCTATTAGAAAAGTACCATCTGTAATAGAAACTCCAGAAGGAGATTTTATAGGGATAAGACAAAAAATGTACATTTCACATTCTTACGATCATAGAGTGATTAATGGAGCGTTAGGAGGAATGTTTATCAAAGAAATAAAAGATATTTTAGAGGCTTGGAATATCAATCAAGCGTTATAATTAACATATTTTGTAATCATAAAAAAAGCCTGCTATAAGAAATATAGCAGGCTTTTTTTATGATTGCGTGTTTTTTGTGTTACTCTTTGTTTTGTTCAAAAACTTCTGTTAAAATATCATGAGAACTCATATTAGCTTCTTGAATTTGTAAGATGTTAGAAAGTGTTGGAGCAATTTGAGTAATGTTTACCGACTTTTTTACCGTTTTTCCTTTACTGATGTTAGCACCATAAAATAAGATAGGAATGTGAGTGTCATAGTTGTAACCACTTCCATGGGTAGTTCCTGTTTTAATATAATGGTCGCTAATTACTGCAGGTTCAAAAGCAAGTAAAATATCTCCCGATCTTTTTTGGTTGTACCCTTCTTGTAGCAAGCTAATTGGAGCTTGGGTAAACTCACTTCTTTGAACAGTGTGTGCAGATACAGCTTTGTAGATATGGGTATAAGTAATAATCTCATTAATAATAGAGTTTTCTACTTCTTCAATATTTAAACCTAGTTTAGCAATCTCATCATGATTTAAGAAAATTTGTTCGTTAGAGTAATTTTCAATCAAATTTGTAGATTGATATTTCTCTTGAGTAAACTCATTTAATTTTTCTAAGAACTTTTTAGATGAAAAATATCCTCCAGGGATTTTATTATCCATCAAATAATTTGGGATTTGAACCACAGCATGATCAGCGGTAACAAATAAAACATAGTTGTTTTTACCTACTTTTTTATTTAGGTAGCTAATAAAATCATCTATATCATTATTTAAACGGATGTAAGCATCTTCTGTTTCTTTAGACATCGCTCCGTATTTATGACCAATATAATCTGTACAAGAAATACTAATGGCTAAAAAGTCTGAGTAATTTTTGTTTTTTCCTAATTCTTCGTTTTTTACAATTTCTTTGGCAAAACCTAAAGTCATTGTATTTCCAAAAGGAGTTGTTTTTAATAAACTATATCCTCCGTTTTTTTCTTTTAGAGTAGCCAAGTCATGAGGAAAAATAGGTTTTTCTTCTCCTTTGAATACTCCTTCGTAGTGATTATGGTCTTTAATACTCTCAGTATAATCATTGATGTTTTTTTCAGTCATCCAAGGAGACGCTAAATATTCATCAAGTTGAACTTTATTTGTAGTATTATATAAACTTACCCAATTAGGTAGTTCCTTAGTGTAATAGCTACTAGTAACCCAATTACCTACTTTACCACCATCAAACCAATAAGCGATGTCTGCCGAATGCCCAGCTGGTAAAATAGCTGATCTATCTTTAACGGCAACACCAATTACTTTTCCGTTAAAGTTTTGAGTCAATTTTAATTGATCTGCAACAGTAGAGGCAATTAATCTTTTAGGAGATTTTTTTCCTTCGTTTGTAGTACTACCAACGGTTTCAAAGTTTTCATCATCTACAACATAAATAGATTTTTTTTCATATTTATCGTACCAGTTATTTCCAATGATTCCGTGGTCTTTAGGTGTTGTACCTGTATAAATAGAGGCATGTCCAACAGCAGTATATGTTGGGATATAGTTGTAGTGGGCATTTTCAAAGGTTGTTCCGTTCTCAATAATTTCATTAAATCCTTTAGAACCAAACTTGTCTTTAAACCTTTGTAAATAGTCGTATCTCATTTGATCAACAACAATTCCTACAACCAATTTAGGTTTTTTAGCTGTTTGTGCATTTCCAATAAAAATGCTACTTAATAAAAGTAGACTAGCTAGTTTTCTCATTATGATATTGTCTTTTATTTTGTACGGGATTAAAAGTAGTTATATTAGAGTAATTGTTTGTTAAGGATTTGATATTTTAGCTTAAAATTTTTATACATGAACTATTTAAAAAGCATAGGTGCCTATGTAATTATGTTAAAGAGTGTTTTTAAAAGACCTCAAAAAGGAAAAATATTTTGGGAAGCAGTCTTTAGAGAAATTGATGATTTAGGAGTAAAGTCTGTTGGGATTGTGGCTTTTATCTCTTTTTTTATAGGTGGGGTAGTAGCCATACAAACAGCGTTAAATTTAGAAGATCCAATTATTCCAAAAGATTTGATTGGATTTGCAACAAAAAGATCAATGATTTTAGAGTTTTCATCAACCTTTATCATGGTTATTTTAGCAGGTAAAGTAGGGTCATATATAACATCAAGTATAGGAACTATGAGAGTTACTGAGCAGATAGATGCCTTAGAGGTAATGGGGATTAATTCTTTAAATTATTTAGTATTACCTAAAATATTAGCCACTGTTTTTTTCTATCCTTTTATAGTGTTGTTGGCAATGTTCTTAGGGATTTTTGGTGGATGGATTGCTGGTATTGCTACAGGCTTGTTTAAACCAGAAGATTATATTGCTGGAATTCAATTAGACTTTCAACCTTATTTAATATCGTATAGTTTGATAAAATCAATTGTATTTGCTTTCTTAATTGCAACCATTCCTTCTTATTTTGGATACTTTGTAAAAGGAGGTTCTTTAGAAGTAGGTAGGGCTAGTACTAAGGCTGTGGTTTGGACAATTGTAGTTATTATATTTTCCAATTATTTTTTAACCCAAATGTTGTTAAGCTAAGTTATGATAGAAGTAAAAGGTATATATAAAAGTTTTGGAGAGGCATCTGTATTAAAAGGAATTGATGCTAGTTTTGAACCAGGGAAAACAAGTTTAATTATAGGGCAAAGTGGATCTGGTAAAACAGTGTTTTTAAAAACCCTATTAGGTTTGCACATACCAGACCAAGGAACCATATCATATAATGGACAGACTACAGAGTCGATGTCTATTGAAGAAAAAAGACAATTAAAACAAGATTTAGGAATGGTTTTTCAAGGTTCTGCCTTGTTTGATTCTTTAACGGTAGAAGAAAATGTAATGTTTCCTTTAAAAATGTTTACCAATCAATCTAAAGCAGAAATGTTAGACAGGGTAAATTTTGTTTTGAATAGGGTGAATTTAAAAAATTCCAATCATAAGTTTCCAGCAGAACTTTCTGGAGGAATGCAAAAACGTGTGGCTATTGCAAGAGCGATTGTAACCAATCCTAAATATTTATTTTGTGATGAACCAAATTCCGGTTTAGATCCTAGAACAGCAATTGTAATAGATAATTTAATACAGGAAATTACGGATGAATATCAAATAACAACGGTAATAAACACCCATGATATGAATTCTGTGATGGAAATTGGAGAAAAAATTATTTTTTTAAAGGATGGATTAAAAGAGTGGGAAGGGACTAGTAACGATATATTCAAAACTGATAATGAAGCAGTTGTGAATTTTGTGTATAGTTCTAATTTATTCAAGAAAGTACGTAAGGCATATTTAGAAGAATAAAATTTTATTTTTCTTTTGTGTAACTGTATAAAAGTCCTATATTTGCACCCGCAATAACGAGTGGTATTAATGACCTGGTAGCTCAGTTGGTAGAGCATCTCCCTTTTAAGGAGAGGGTCCTGGGTTCGAGCCCCAGCCCGGTCACAAATTTTAACACATAACACAAGTTATTGCATGGTGAGATACTCAAGCGGCCAACGAGGGCGGACTGTAAATCCGCTGACTACGTCTTCGCAGGTTCGAATCCTGCTCTCACCACGGACGACCTGGTAGCTCAGTTGGTAGAGCATCTCCCTTTTAAGGAGAGGGTCCTGGGTTCGAGCCCCAGCCCGGTCACAAAAGCCTCCCTTTAGGGAGGCTTTTTTTATTGATAATGGGGTTAAAAGTTTGTGTTAAACCCTGTCTAAGAATCTTTATGTAATCTGCGTAAGGATTTTTTTATTTCTCTTTTTTCTAAACTACTTTTTATTATTTCTCTGA
Above is a genomic segment from Wenyingzhuangia fucanilytica containing:
- a CDS encoding ABC transporter ATP-binding protein, which translates into the protein MIEVKGIYKSFGEASVLKGIDASFEPGKTSLIIGQSGSGKTVFLKTLLGLHIPDQGTISYNGQTTESMSIEEKRQLKQDLGMVFQGSALFDSLTVEENVMFPLKMFTNQSKAEMLDRVNFVLNRVNLKNSNHKFPAELSGGMQKRVAIARAIVTNPKYLFCDEPNSGLDPRTAIVIDNLIQEITDEYQITTVINTHDMNSVMEIGEKIIFLKDGLKEWEGTSNDIFKTDNEAVVNFVYSSNLFKKVRKAYLEE
- a CDS encoding YceI family protein — its product is MKTTSIKSRVLAGFAILALTFSAFAVEKDPIKVEKSTIEWVGKKVTGQHNGTILFKEGEVKLKKGALVGGTFVVDMNTINVTDLEGEYKGKLEGHLKSDDFFGVDKFPEATFVITSVEGTVVKGDLTIKGHTEKESFTLVTKNNTISGTVVIDRTKFGIRYGSNSFFDNLKDKAIHDEFELTVNIAF
- the pafA gene encoding alkaline phosphatase PafA, producing the protein MRKLASLLLLSSIFIGNAQTAKKPKLVVGIVVDQMRYDYLQRFKDKFGSKGFNEIIENGTTFENAHYNYIPTYTAVGHASIYTGTTPKDHGIIGNNWYDKYEKKSIYVVDDENFETVGSTTNEGKKSPKRLIASTVADQLKLTQNFNGKVIGVAVKDRSAILPAGHSADIAYWFDGGKVGNWVTSSYYTKELPNWVSLYNTTNKVQLDEYLASPWMTEKNINDYTESIKDHNHYEGVFKGEEKPIFPHDLATLKEKNGGYSLLKTTPFGNTMTLGFAKEIVKNEELGKNKNYSDFLAISISCTDYIGHKYGAMSKETEDAYIRLNNDIDDFISYLNKKVGKNNYVLFVTADHAVVQIPNYLMDNKIPGGYFSSKKFLEKLNEFTQEKYQSTNLIENYSNEQIFLNHDEIAKLGLNIEEVENSIINEIITYTHIYKAVSAHTVQRSEFTQAPISLLQEGYNQKRSGDILLAFEPAVISDHYIKTGTTHGSGYNYDTHIPILFYGANISKGKTVKKSVNITQIAPTLSNILQIQEANMSSHDILTEVFEQNKE
- a CDS encoding P-II family nitrogen regulator, with translation MKKIEAIIRKSKFSEVKEALHEVGVNFFSYWDVTGLGNEKVGKVYRGVSFSTNDIQRRQLSIIVNDDFEQITVETLLKTASTGEVGDGKVFVSDVLETYRIRTGEKGGETLK
- a CDS encoding dihydrolipoamide acetyltransferase family protein, yielding MSKFELKLPKMGESVAEATITSWLKEVGDFIELDDSIVEIATDKVDSDVPCDVSGVLIEKKYQEGDVVKVGEVLAVIETNTDAADATLVSVSKEEVDADVEEAVATVEAEVNDVITQVSTSVKNTIANTDGNFYSPLVKKIASTEGVSQTELDAIVGTGLDGRVTKDDILAYVAKKSKNTSKVETPVKTSAEKSSKQVTATEKADVAPVNLEVNSGDELITLSRMGKMISDHMVHSKRKASHVQSFIEVDVTNVVKWRDKVKDEFLKREGEKLTYTPIFMMAVAQAIKKYPLVNITFDGVDKVVVKKSINLGMASALPDGNLIVPVIKSAQNLNLVGMTKAVNDLALRSKNNALKPEDVKGGTYTVTNIGGFGSIFGTPIINQPESAILALGAIRKVPSVIETPEGDFIGIRQKMYISHSYDHRVINGALGGMFIKEIKDILEAWNINQAL
- a CDS encoding MlaE family ABC transporter permease, whose product is MNYLKSIGAYVIMLKSVFKRPQKGKIFWEAVFREIDDLGVKSVGIVAFISFFIGGVVAIQTALNLEDPIIPKDLIGFATKRSMILEFSSTFIMVILAGKVGSYITSSIGTMRVTEQIDALEVMGINSLNYLVLPKILATVFFYPFIVLLAMFLGIFGGWIAGIATGLFKPEDYIAGIQLDFQPYLISYSLIKSIVFAFLIATIPSYFGYFVKGGSLEVGRASTKAVVWTIVVIIFSNYFLTQMLLS
- a CDS encoding ammonium transporter translates to MDTSAIMGALWIIISGILVFFMQAGFTLVETGFSRSKNAGNIIMKNLMDLIVGSLGFWAIGYTVMYGETISGFIGTPSLFYNDGADMYNLFFQTVFAATAATIVSGAVAERTKFSTYVIFSFIMTVIIYPIAGHWTWQGEGWLTNLGFVDFAGSSIVHSVGGWAALVGAIMVGPRIGKYKDGVSQAIPGHNLLLGALGVMILWLGWFGFNGGSQLAFGSEDDLIAVGGILITTNLAAAAGALAALMYTWLRYGQPDISMTLNGALAGLVCITAGCAAVTPGSATIMGLIAGVVVVMAITFIDETLKVDDPVGAVSVHGVCGALGTLLVGVFAIDGGLINGGGFALLGVQATGVLAYGAWAVVCSYIVFKVLKVTIGLRVSEKEEIEGLDKAEHGIGVYNE
- a CDS encoding MarR family winged helix-turn-helix transcriptional regulator; amino-acid sequence: MDNLHNKAVINLMLTGNYVVENINSFLKVYDLTVQQFNILRILRGQDGLPINLYELQDHMIHKMSNTTRLVEKLRKKELLERKVCESNRRKIEILITDKGLGLLAGIDQSLIDFEKNLVHQLSREEIVKLLELLNKVKIKS
- a CDS encoding P-II family nitrogen regulator, with protein sequence MKKIEAIIRKSQFSEVKKALHDVGVNFFSYWDVTALGNERIGKVYRGISFSTADIQRRYLSIVVNDDFEQITIDTLIKSAGTGEVGDGKIFVYDVNETYRIRTGEKGGETLR
- a CDS encoding outer membrane beta-barrel protein; translation: MKKIILSAMMLTGMLTFAQEGKLTVSGNVDVYGTANFVDGSGTPGILIANPGNANGFGLGAANTVFAYDTEKAGVVADLSFGPRADDANLAGAINQLYAYYIINDALTVSAGQFNTFLGYEVISPAANFNYTVSYLFNAGPFSHTGVKVDYAASEDLSFMLAVTNGHAISSADGNVSGALQLGGQIGFKGQYLNLIYGSVDATTNDNLFVDYTGGFDISETLYLGINAAYSHSEDADAGYQGAALYIQNAFSDSFALGLRPEYFATNGAVEASVLALTLSANVGLTDNLKVIADVRYDSSDDGLIEAFPTEKSVSTLTVAAVYSF
- a CDS encoding P-II family nitrogen regulator, giving the protein MKKIEAIIRKSKFSDVKKALHDVGVNFFSYWDVTALGNERIGKVYRGISFSTGDIQRRFLSIIVNDDFEQVTIDAILKSGATGEVGDGKIFVYDVNETYRIRTGEKGGETLR